A single genomic interval of Veillonellaceae bacterium harbors:
- a CDS encoding D-glycerate dehydrogenase, with translation MKQKVFISGMIPSVAYDMLSKEFDVTMHNDLRLLTKEEIINGVKNSDALLSLLSDNIDADIIQAAPNLKIIANYGAGFNNIDLKAATARKIPVTNTPAVSTNATAELTFGLLLAIARRIVEGDQVTRSGNFTGWAPLYYLGTEVSGKTLGVIGMGNIGRAVAKRARGFDMKIIYYDKFRQSPEVEKELGLEFMTQEEVIKNADFLTLHANYSPELHHMIGEKELAMMKPSAYLISAARGQMVDEKALLKALQNNTIKGAALDVYEFEPAITPGLEKLDNVVLCPHLGNATVETRDAMAQIAAQNIISVLKGGKPQSCVNQEIYS, from the coding sequence ATGAAACAAAAAGTATTTATCTCCGGCATGATTCCAAGCGTTGCCTATGATATGCTTTCTAAAGAATTTGATGTTACCATGCATAACGATTTACGCCTGTTGACTAAAGAGGAAATAATCAATGGCGTTAAAAACAGCGACGCCCTCTTAAGCTTACTGTCTGATAATATTGATGCTGATATCATTCAGGCAGCGCCTAATCTTAAAATTATTGCCAACTATGGCGCAGGCTTCAACAATATTGACCTGAAGGCTGCAACAGCACGCAAAATACCGGTTACCAATACACCGGCAGTGTCAACAAATGCGACTGCCGAACTAACCTTTGGTTTACTCTTGGCCATAGCCCGCCGGATTGTTGAGGGAGATCAGGTTACAAGATCCGGAAACTTTACCGGCTGGGCGCCTCTTTATTACCTTGGAACTGAAGTCAGCGGTAAAACCCTCGGCGTTATCGGTATGGGTAATATTGGCCGGGCTGTTGCCAAACGCGCCAGAGGATTTGATATGAAAATAATTTATTATGATAAGTTTCGCCAAAGCCCCGAAGTGGAAAAGGAATTGGGGTTAGAATTTATGACGCAGGAAGAAGTTATCAAAAATGCTGACTTCCTGACATTGCATGCTAACTATAGCCCGGAACTTCACCATATGATTGGTGAAAAAGAGCTGGCCATGATGAAACCTTCAGCGTACCTTATAAGTGCTGCTCGCGGTCAAATGGTTGACGAAAAAGCCTTGTTAAAAGCCCTGCAGAACAACACAATTAAAGGCGCTGCGCTGGACGTATATGAGTTTGAACCGGCAATTACGCCAGGTTTAGAAAAGCTTGATAATGTTGTATTATGCCCGCATTTAGGCAATGCTACTGTGGAAACCCGTGACGCTATGGCTCAGATTGCGGCCCAAAACATTATTTCGGTCCTTAAGGGCGGAAAACCGCAAAGCTGCGTAAATCAGGAAATTTACAGTTAA